The following coding sequences lie in one Leptospira inadai serovar Lyme str. 10 genomic window:
- a CDS encoding lipase secretion chaperone, producing MLERIKQLPRIVWLSAIGVFLLLLVIFILWEPTSKSGNFGNSQDTLDGFTVSRNDAGEWTLNPEIVDTSRSIYKDGEWLSYDDILKFAASGELDLVSELWALRRRCPEGYTIDQCNEVVKAFLLDHYPGAAGEKLMALFKKYLTYEQVMRSYEMPKDLKQEETYELIKKKRRQVFSEQDAKLIFGLEESERQYQFGLSHFLNETKSVSGDERIKRYENYRKDVYGNYYDAILKREPKFNKYETELFLRETDMNKMAAAQKDPQLRSIREKYFGKDGADRIEKVYKDIEIQKTKESETEKEEQTWLKANPNAKPAEREKAISAIRTRILGSQDAEEYGRRKALEEDQKRLNLK from the coding sequence ATGTTAGAACGAATCAAACAACTCCCCCGCATCGTTTGGCTATCCGCCATCGGTGTTTTTTTATTACTTCTCGTCATTTTTATCTTATGGGAACCGACCTCCAAAAGCGGCAACTTCGGAAATAGCCAAGACACCTTGGACGGTTTTACGGTCTCCCGAAACGACGCCGGAGAATGGACTCTTAATCCCGAAATCGTGGATACTTCGCGTAGCATTTATAAAGACGGAGAGTGGTTATCCTACGACGATATTTTAAAATTCGCCGCTTCGGGCGAACTGGATCTGGTTTCGGAGCTATGGGCATTGCGCAGACGCTGTCCGGAAGGTTATACGATCGACCAGTGTAACGAGGTAGTAAAAGCCTTTCTATTAGACCATTATCCCGGCGCCGCGGGAGAAAAACTGATGGCATTATTCAAAAAGTACCTCACGTACGAGCAGGTGATGCGATCCTACGAGATGCCGAAAGATTTAAAGCAGGAAGAGACGTACGAACTTATCAAAAAGAAACGAAGGCAAGTATTTTCCGAGCAGGATGCCAAACTTATTTTCGGCTTAGAGGAATCCGAACGACAATACCAGTTCGGACTTTCTCACTTTTTGAATGAAACGAAAAGCGTTTCGGGCGATGAAAGGATCAAGCGATACGAAAATTATAGAAAAGACGTCTACGGAAACTATTACGACGCGATCCTAAAAAGAGAGCCGAAGTTTAACAAGTACGAAACGGAATTATTCCTAAGAGAGACCGACATGAATAAGATGGCTGCCGCTCAAAAAGATCCTCAGCTTCGATCCATACGGGAAAAATATTTCGGAAAAGACGGCGCGGATCGGATCGAGAAAGTTTATAAGGATATCGAAATACAAAAGACAAAAGAATCGGAAACCGAGAAGGAGGAGCAGACTTGGCTAAAAGCAAATCCGAACGCAAAACCGGCCGAACGGGAAAAGGCGATATCCGCAATTCGAACCCGTATCCTAGGATCACAAGACGCCGAGGAATACGGACGTAGAAAAGCGCTTGAAGAAGATCAAAAACGACTAAATCTCAAATGA
- the lnt gene encoding apolipoprotein N-acyltransferase, whose protein sequence is MIVFPKNPLRLFLSALGISLGLLLAMEPFGFFLAGGASAISAYLFFLELKEWPQKFQILWLLLLSQILNFTVFFWIPSSISAISGAGEFISWTLFLIYGFFSHIKLFLSFYGWKFSVDLYKKYRNNESELLRLEWFLFPVWGILGDIVTPQLFPWFWGNLAEGNLSFSQIAATTGIYGVGFFLLLGGASIASLRNLNLRKLGILGIVFFGLTWTLGGYRLLTAPDYRVPNTTPNVENDLLKLSAIMIQPNTSPAKREFAENPEYLGQAMSRNLEMALSSSLENVPPPDLIFFPESAIPFHGTDLNPNNVSSGVYSPTFHGLVLYLTYKTGADLLYNELNQSDEGLRNQVTLISSETREIQRYDKRRLLAFGEYLPFESTFPFLRSLFKETSRYVRGGSPKPLLGTRSFYRVRQPSPPTPEEISAIQTPGNFPSIAHSSSPEDSVPYQILPLICYEAMFPSLVQDSIREARKNEYTILANPTNDSWFSSRAEAWQHAGTSRFRAIEFGLSFVRPTVSGISFVVDPFGRALSTPIESGEIGTKAFLLPVTKLVPEGNTFYSRWGNLPFYLYSVIGTILFPFLNIFLFRKSAKK, encoded by the coding sequence ATGATCGTTTTCCCGAAAAATCCCTTACGACTATTTCTATCCGCGTTAGGGATTTCACTCGGATTACTCTTAGCAATGGAGCCTTTCGGTTTTTTTCTAGCCGGGGGAGCGTCCGCAATTAGCGCCTACTTATTTTTTCTAGAGTTAAAAGAATGGCCGCAGAAATTTCAAATTCTTTGGCTATTGCTTCTCTCTCAGATTCTAAATTTCACAGTATTCTTCTGGATTCCTTCCTCAATCTCCGCCATTTCGGGAGCGGGGGAATTCATTTCCTGGACTCTCTTTTTAATCTACGGTTTTTTTTCCCATATAAAACTGTTTTTGTCCTTTTACGGATGGAAATTTTCCGTCGATCTCTATAAGAAATATCGCAACAACGAATCGGAACTTCTCCGCCTGGAGTGGTTTCTCTTTCCGGTTTGGGGAATTCTGGGAGATATCGTAACGCCGCAACTATTTCCCTGGTTCTGGGGAAATTTGGCCGAAGGGAATCTGTCCTTCTCCCAGATCGCGGCGACGACCGGAATATATGGAGTGGGTTTCTTCCTACTTTTGGGCGGAGCCAGCATTGCTTCATTACGAAATTTAAATTTACGAAAACTAGGTATTCTCGGGATCGTTTTCTTCGGACTTACATGGACTTTAGGGGGGTATCGATTATTAACCGCGCCCGATTATAGAGTGCCGAATACCACCCCTAACGTGGAAAACGATTTGCTTAAACTGTCGGCGATCATGATTCAACCGAATACTTCCCCCGCTAAACGTGAATTTGCGGAGAATCCCGAGTATCTCGGGCAAGCGATGAGCAGAAATCTAGAAATGGCTTTATCCTCCTCTTTGGAGAACGTTCCGCCTCCGGATCTTATCTTTTTTCCCGAATCGGCGATCCCATTTCACGGGACTGACTTGAATCCGAATAACGTTTCTTCAGGAGTATATTCTCCCACGTTTCACGGACTCGTATTATATTTAACTTATAAAACCGGCGCGGATTTATTATACAATGAATTGAATCAATCCGATGAAGGATTGCGAAATCAAGTCACTTTGATTTCTTCCGAAACGAGAGAAATACAACGTTATGATAAACGTCGCTTATTGGCGTTCGGCGAATATTTACCGTTCGAATCCACCTTCCCTTTTCTAAGAAGTTTATTTAAAGAGACCTCTCGTTACGTCCGCGGTGGAAGTCCTAAACCGCTTTTAGGCACGCGTTCATTTTACCGGGTTCGACAACCTTCCCCGCCTACACCGGAGGAAATTTCGGCGATCCAAACTCCGGGAAACTTTCCTTCGATAGCGCATTCTTCCTCTCCCGAAGATAGCGTTCCCTATCAGATCCTACCGCTGATTTGCTACGAAGCCATGTTCCCTTCCCTAGTGCAGGATTCCATTCGCGAAGCCCGCAAAAACGAATATACGATTTTGGCGAATCCTACGAACGATTCTTGGTTTTCATCAAGAGCGGAAGCCTGGCAGCACGCCGGTACTTCCCGTTTTCGGGCGATAGAATTCGGTTTAAGCTTTGTCCGACCGACGGTTAGCGGGATCTCCTTCGTAGTCGATCCGTTCGGCAGAGCTTTGAGCACGCCGATAGAATCCGGGGAAATCGGAACGAAAGCGTTTCTCTTGCCGGTAACTAAACTCGTTCCGGAAGGAAATACTTTTTATTCGCGATGGGGCAATCTACCGTTTTACCTCTATTCAGTCATCGGTACGATTCTATTCCCTTTTTTGAATATTTTTCTTTTCCGAAAGAGCGCAAAAAAATAG
- a CDS encoding NAD(P)-dependent oxidoreductase, with protein sequence MKDSSRETIPVQLPLLYYPEGTTGAGSIFSNFRKLETRSYAKNELESIAKEEPEILVANTRLPINSETFIGFPSVKIFATVSSGIDHVNLSDLKKAGRIFLNSPGCNAGSVGEYCWVGVRSFFAADELRKKKIGLVGFGNTGKAFAKILSSYGIGFVYSDPYIKETSVSLSEVYDCEIISFHVPLTLETPYPTSGMFTKTEAVRLRSGTLVLNTSRGEIWSREAFEEIISREDLSKVIDVFDPEPPQGDLIRKLSQCPNSIFTPHIAGYSQLGRLLGTYRLAEKLCILYKDGPLPPIENFLVTESDWKTESFLKKENDLLREAWSRGDWEYFERRRNDYPIRLDIGQWTEHW encoded by the coding sequence ATGAAAGACTCTTCACGGGAAACTATCCCGGTGCAACTTCCTTTGTTATATTATCCCGAGGGGACCACCGGAGCCGGATCCATTTTTTCGAATTTCCGGAAATTGGAAACACGTTCTTACGCGAAGAACGAGCTTGAGTCGATAGCTAAGGAAGAGCCCGAGATTTTAGTCGCAAACACTCGCCTCCCGATCAATTCGGAAACTTTTATCGGATTTCCGAGCGTTAAGATTTTTGCGACGGTGAGTTCCGGCATTGATCATGTGAATCTTTCCGATTTGAAGAAGGCGGGCCGAATATTCCTGAACTCACCCGGATGTAACGCGGGATCAGTGGGAGAATATTGTTGGGTCGGGGTTCGATCCTTTTTTGCAGCGGATGAGTTGAGAAAAAAAAAGATAGGCCTCGTCGGATTCGGAAATACGGGTAAAGCATTCGCAAAGATTCTATCTTCTTACGGAATCGGGTTCGTCTATAGCGATCCATATATCAAAGAAACATCTGTTTCGTTAAGCGAAGTGTATGATTGTGAAATAATAAGTTTCCATGTTCCTTTGACTCTCGAAACTCCTTATCCGACGTCAGGAATGTTTACTAAGACGGAAGCGGTCCGATTGCGAAGCGGAACTTTAGTTTTGAATACGAGTCGCGGAGAAATTTGGAGTCGGGAAGCCTTTGAAGAAATTATTTCCCGCGAAGATCTTTCGAAAGTGATCGACGTCTTTGATCCGGAACCTCCGCAAGGAGATCTCATTCGAAAGCTCTCACAATGTCCGAATTCCATTTTCACTCCGCATATTGCGGGCTATAGTCAGCTCGGCCGATTACTCGGTACGTATCGATTAGCGGAAAAGCTTTGCATTTTGTACAAAGACGGTCCGCTTCCTCCGATCGAAAACTTTCTCGTTACTGAAAGCGATTGGAAGACCGAATCTTTTCTGAAAAAGGAAAATGATCTTTTGAGGGAGGCGTGGTCCCGAGGAGATTGGGAATATTTCGAGCGCAGAAGGAACGATTATCCAATCCGTCTGGATATTGGTCAGTGGACTGAACATTGGTGA
- a CDS encoding ComF family protein: MNKIKRQSTYPLSLFLSVGAKRVLRNCKDLGLQAYLLLPSSFPPWWGTVPARPFSPMRELLLRTEEILNLSCIHPLKKMSKTRQAGKAYADRFFHARNSWAIREEWIGKCPKKVLILDDVFTTGASVNEASRILRENGSEEIYVLTYLRTME, from the coding sequence TTGAATAAAATCAAGAGACAATCCACCTATCCGCTTTCTTTATTTCTCAGCGTAGGTGCAAAGAGAGTATTAAGAAATTGTAAAGATCTCGGATTGCAAGCGTATCTATTATTGCCTAGCTCGTTTCCGCCTTGGTGGGGAACGGTTCCCGCTCGCCCGTTCTCCCCGATGCGGGAACTTCTGCTTCGTACGGAAGAGATTTTGAATCTGTCTTGCATACATCCTCTCAAAAAAATGAGCAAGACAAGACAGGCTGGAAAAGCTTACGCGGACCGTTTTTTCCATGCAAGAAATTCTTGGGCAATCCGAGAGGAATGGATCGGAAAATGTCCTAAGAAGGTTTTGATATTGGACGACGTCTTTACGACGGGAGCGAGCGTTAATGAAGCGAGTCGCATTCTGAGAGAGAACGGTTCGGAGGAAATCTACGTACTGACCTACCTACGCACTATGGAATAG
- a CDS encoding ribonuclease H-like domain-containing protein → MEQKIEGGRTENRISNQREVDLLLHTFCHLPGINTVEEGNLWRRGILNWDSLREELLLKAKSPEDTYSRLVLDSIEFSKKELERNNWDYFFFALPNDQKWRLFPHIRSRLLYLDIETSGLSREDFITVVGTYDGVTFKEFLRGRDMDDFPEKVHPTHILVSYNGVAFDVPFIEKEFGRKFKNRHFDLMYLLRSLGYRGGLKGCEKALGIVRNLPFEVNGADAVRLWWQYVQYDDLEALDLLLRYNREDVMHLELLFIKAYNLKLKQTPFYGEVIQEDVPS, encoded by the coding sequence ATGGAACAAAAAATAGAAGGGGGCCGAACAGAGAACCGTATTTCGAATCAAAGAGAGGTGGATTTGTTACTTCATACGTTTTGTCACCTCCCCGGCATCAACACCGTGGAGGAAGGAAACCTTTGGCGACGGGGAATCTTAAACTGGGATTCCCTTCGAGAGGAATTACTTTTAAAAGCCAAGTCTCCCGAAGATACTTATTCCAGACTGGTACTGGATTCGATCGAATTCTCGAAAAAAGAACTGGAAAGAAATAACTGGGACTACTTTTTCTTCGCTCTTCCCAATGATCAAAAATGGAGACTCTTTCCTCATATTCGATCTCGGCTTCTTTACCTGGATATCGAAACGAGCGGACTTTCGCGCGAGGACTTTATCACGGTAGTCGGAACCTACGACGGAGTCACGTTTAAGGAATTTTTGCGAGGGCGGGATATGGATGATTTCCCGGAAAAAGTTCATCCCACACATATTCTTGTCAGCTATAATGGCGTAGCTTTCGACGTCCCCTTTATCGAAAAAGAATTCGGACGAAAATTTAAAAATCGACATTTCGACTTGATGTATCTTTTACGCAGTCTAGGTTATCGCGGAGGTTTAAAAGGTTGCGAGAAAGCGTTAGGAATCGTTAGAAATCTTCCCTTCGAAGTTAACGGTGCGGACGCCGTAAGACTCTGGTGGCAGTACGTTCAGTACGACGATTTGGAAGCCCTGGATTTATTATTGCGGTACAATCGGGAGGATGTCATGCATCTCGAACTTTTATTCATTAAAGCCTATAATTTAAAATTAAAACAAACCCCTTTTTACGGAGAAGTGATTCAGGAAGATGTTCCTTCTTGA